In Flavobacterium sp. N3904, one DNA window encodes the following:
- a CDS encoding cation-translocating P-type ATPase: MTPTNHSISGLTKIEVEQSRIKNGSNSLEHQKKNNVLSSIIDMIKEPMFLLLLTATSIYFITGEYGNGIFMAAAILLVSTISLYQESKSRNAIEALHKLTQPKSKVIRDGELIEIPSEEIVLGDSIQCEEGTFIPADGIIIQSNDFSVNESILTGESLAVFKNEKSDNKDVSQGTIVASGLAICEVTAIGNQTRLGKIGTSLESIAEEKTPLQIQISNFVTKMSLIGLVVFLIVWGINFYNSGVLLDSLLKALTLAMSIIPEEIPVAFATFMALGAYRLMKMGVIVKQTKTVETLGSATVICTDKTGTITENKMSLAQWYLFETDSLNDNSNKNKIQLSTEEQELLSLSMWSSEPIPFDAMEMALHDAYTKMEIKDERPNYNLVHEYPLSGKPPMMTHIFENKNGNRIIAAKGAPEALIASSHLSDEQTQKILKAVQTMAEKGFRVLGVGVANFSGTNYPKTQQEFKFDFKGLVAFYDPPKENIKAVLETFYKAGILVKIVTGDNALTTATIAKQIGFKNPEKILNGDELMTMDDATLKEKVMETTIFTRMFPEAKLKIIKALKDNNQIVAMTGDGVNDGPALKSAHIGIAMGKKGTEIAKQAANLILIDDDFAKMTDAIAMGRKIYINLKKAIRYILSIHIPIILIVFIPLVLGWIYPNIFSPVHIIFLEIIMGPTCSIIYENEPMESNLMLEKPRPFTNTFFNLKEIAISIIQGIVITLGLLLVYQHGVKWGYTENVTRTIIFLTLIASNIFLTLANRSFYYSVLTTLKYKNNLVIMIIGMTILLTAAILYIPLFRTFFMFDIITLSQVGLSILVAFVSVFWVEFYKLYKRKKGIH; encoded by the coding sequence ATGACACCAACAAACCACTCAATATCAGGATTAACCAAAATTGAAGTCGAACAATCCAGAATCAAAAATGGTAGCAATTCATTAGAACATCAAAAGAAAAACAATGTACTGTCTTCTATTATTGATATGATAAAAGAGCCCATGTTTTTGTTATTATTAACTGCTACCAGTATCTATTTTATTACTGGTGAATATGGCAACGGAATATTCATGGCAGCTGCAATTCTATTGGTATCTACCATTTCACTTTATCAAGAATCTAAGAGTCGTAATGCTATTGAAGCCTTGCATAAATTAACACAGCCAAAAAGCAAAGTGATTCGAGATGGTGAACTAATTGAAATTCCTTCTGAGGAAATTGTTCTGGGAGATAGTATCCAATGTGAAGAAGGAACTTTCATTCCCGCTGATGGCATTATTATTCAGTCCAACGATTTTTCGGTAAATGAATCCATACTGACCGGAGAATCTTTGGCCGTTTTTAAAAATGAAAAAAGCGACAATAAAGACGTTTCTCAAGGCACTATAGTGGCTTCTGGATTGGCTATTTGTGAAGTAACCGCAATTGGAAACCAAACCCGATTGGGAAAAATAGGCACAAGCTTAGAAAGTATCGCTGAAGAAAAAACACCACTGCAAATTCAGATTTCCAATTTTGTTACCAAAATGTCCCTTATCGGACTGGTCGTCTTCCTTATTGTTTGGGGAATAAATTTCTATAATTCCGGAGTTTTGCTCGACAGTTTATTAAAAGCCCTGACCTTGGCGATGAGCATTATACCAGAGGAAATTCCGGTAGCTTTTGCTACTTTTATGGCTTTGGGCGCCTATCGTTTAATGAAAATGGGGGTTATTGTAAAACAAACCAAAACGGTAGAAACACTAGGAAGCGCAACAGTAATATGCACCGATAAGACAGGTACAATTACCGAAAATAAAATGAGTTTGGCGCAATGGTATCTTTTTGAAACCGATTCTTTAAATGACAACAGCAATAAAAATAAAATTCAATTATCTACCGAAGAGCAAGAATTACTAAGCCTTTCGATGTGGTCCAGCGAACCTATTCCCTTTGATGCAATGGAAATGGCGCTCCATGATGCTTATACAAAAATGGAAATCAAAGATGAACGTCCCAATTATAATTTGGTCCATGAATACCCATTGAGCGGAAAACCACCGATGATGACCCATATTTTCGAAAATAAAAATGGAAACCGAATTATTGCCGCCAAAGGTGCCCCCGAAGCTTTGATAGCCAGCTCTCATTTGTCTGATGAACAGACTCAAAAAATCCTAAAAGCGGTTCAAACTATGGCTGAAAAAGGGTTTCGCGTTCTAGGCGTTGGAGTTGCCAATTTCTCAGGAACCAATTACCCAAAAACACAACAAGAATTTAAATTTGATTTTAAAGGACTCGTCGCTTTTTATGATCCACCAAAAGAAAATATAAAAGCAGTTTTAGAAACTTTTTATAAAGCTGGGATTTTAGTAAAAATTGTTACTGGAGATAATGCACTAACCACTGCAACAATTGCCAAACAAATTGGTTTCAAAAACCCAGAAAAAATATTAAATGGCGACGAACTCATGACCATGGATGATGCCACTTTGAAAGAAAAAGTAATGGAAACAACCATTTTTACCAGAATGTTTCCTGAAGCCAAACTCAAAATTATAAAAGCCCTAAAAGACAACAACCAAATTGTAGCCATGACTGGTGATGGTGTAAACGATGGACCGGCCTTGAAATCTGCTCATATTGGAATTGCAATGGGAAAAAAAGGAACTGAAATAGCCAAACAAGCAGCCAACTTAATCTTGATAGATGACGATTTTGCAAAGATGACCGACGCTATTGCAATGGGACGAAAAATTTATATTAATCTAAAAAAAGCCATTCGATACATATTATCCATTCATATTCCCATTATTTTAATTGTTTTTATTCCTTTGGTTTTAGGATGGATATATCCTAATATTTTCTCCCCTGTTCATATTATTTTCTTAGAGATAATTATGGGACCAACTTGTTCTATAATTTATGAAAATGAACCCATGGAAAGTAATTTAATGTTAGAAAAACCTCGTCCGTTTACCAATACTTTTTTCAATCTAAAAGAAATCGCAATTAGTATAATTCAAGGAATTGTAATCACACTAGGGCTTTTACTTGTTTATCAACATGGAGTTAAATGGGGTTATACCGAAAACGTAACTCGAACTATTATTTTTTTAACATTAATTGCTTCCAATATTTTTCTAACATTGGCCAATCGTTCCTTTTATTATTCAGTGCTTACAACTTTAAAATACAAAAACAATTTGGTCATAATGATTATCGGAATGACCATTTTACTTACTGCAGCTATTTTATACATTCCGCTTTTTAGAACTTTTTTTATGTTTGATATAATTACTCTTTCACAAGTGGGTTTGAGTATTTTAGTGGCTTTTGTTTCTGTATTTTGGGTAGAATTTTATAAACTTTATAAAAGAAAAAAAGGAATTCACTAA
- the guaB gene encoding IMP dehydrogenase — protein MKAHISKIVGEGLTYDDVLLVPNYSNVLPREVSIQSKFSRNITLNVPIVSAAMDTVTESAMAIAMAQEGGIGVLHKNMTIEQQAAKVRKVKRAESGMIIDPVTLPMSSTVADAKAVMKEYGIGGIPIVDENRILKGIVTNRDLRFEKNGSRPIVEVMTSQNLVTVAEGTSLEQAEVVLQGHKIEKLPVVNDKKELVGLITFRDITKLTQKPNANKDKFGRLRVAAALGVTADAVERATALVNAGVDAVIIDTAHGHTKGVVDVLKAVKAKFPNLDVIVGNIATPEAALYLVENGADGVKVGIGPGSICTTRIVAGVGFPQFSAVLEVAAAIKGTGVPVIADGGIRYTGDIPKAIAAGADCVMLGSLLAGTMESPGETIIFEGRKFKSYRGMGSVEAMQEGSKDRYFQDVEDDVKKLVPEGIVGRVPYKGELNESMQQFIGGLRAGMGYCGSKDIATLQDTGRFVRITASGINESHPHNVTITKEAPNYSR, from the coding sequence ATGAAAGCACATATCTCCAAGATTGTCGGTGAGGGTTTAACCTACGATGATGTATTATTAGTTCCCAATTACTCAAATGTTCTTCCACGCGAAGTGAGTATCCAATCCAAATTTTCAAGAAATATTACATTAAATGTTCCTATTGTATCTGCAGCTATGGATACAGTAACCGAAAGCGCAATGGCAATAGCTATGGCACAGGAAGGTGGAATAGGTGTTTTGCATAAAAACATGACGATCGAACAACAGGCAGCCAAAGTGCGTAAAGTAAAACGTGCTGAGTCTGGAATGATTATCGATCCTGTAACTTTGCCAATGTCTTCTACTGTAGCTGATGCAAAAGCGGTTATGAAAGAATATGGTATTGGAGGTATTCCGATTGTTGATGAGAATAGAATTCTAAAAGGAATCGTTACCAATAGAGATTTGCGTTTTGAAAAAAATGGTTCAAGACCTATTGTTGAGGTAATGACAAGCCAAAATCTGGTAACCGTTGCCGAAGGAACTTCATTGGAACAGGCTGAAGTAGTTTTGCAAGGACATAAAATTGAAAAACTTCCTGTAGTAAATGACAAAAAAGAGTTGGTTGGTTTAATTACTTTTAGAGATATTACCAAACTGACTCAAAAACCAAATGCCAATAAAGATAAATTTGGTCGTTTGAGAGTAGCAGCCGCTTTGGGTGTTACAGCCGATGCTGTTGAAAGAGCAACGGCTTTGGTAAACGCTGGAGTTGATGCCGTAATTATTGATACTGCTCACGGTCATACCAAAGGTGTGGTTGATGTATTGAAAGCCGTAAAAGCCAAATTCCCAAACCTAGATGTAATTGTTGGAAATATTGCCACTCCAGAAGCTGCCTTGTATTTGGTAGAAAATGGTGCCGATGGTGTAAAAGTTGGAATAGGACCTGGTTCTATTTGTACAACCAGAATCGTTGCAGGTGTTGGTTTTCCTCAATTTTCTGCAGTGCTGGAAGTAGCTGCGGCTATAAAAGGAACTGGTGTTCCCGTAATTGCAGATGGTGGAATTCGTTATACAGGAGATATTCCAAAAGCGATTGCTGCTGGTGCTGATTGTGTTATGCTAGGTTCATTATTGGCAGGAACAATGGAATCTCCGGGTGAGACTATTATTTTTGAAGGAAGAAAATTCAAATCGTATAGAGGAATGGGGTCTGTTGAAGCGATGCAGGAAGGATCGAAAGACCGTTATTTCCAAGATGTGGAAGACGATGTGAAGAAACTGGTTCCAGAAGGAATTGTGGGTCGTGTACCGTATAAAGGAGAACTTAACGAAAGCATGCAACAATTCATTGGTGGTCTTCGTGCCGGAATGGGGTATTGCGGTTCAAAAGATATTGCTACCTTACAGGATACTGGTCGCTTTGTTCGAATCACTGCCAGTGGTATCAACGAAAGTCATCCGCATAATGTGACGATTACAAAAGAAGCTCCGAATTATTCGCGATAA